A window of Bradyrhizobium diazoefficiens genomic DNA:
CGACGAGCACGGCTTCCGGCTGCTCGATTATACCGTGGACTCGGATTCGGCGAGTCCGCGCGCCTGCTTCCAGTTTTCCGAGGAGCTGGCAAGACGCACCGATTTCGCGCCATTCCTGGCCCTGGCCGGCCAGGACAAGCCGGCGCTGTCGGCCGAAGGCAAGCAGCTCTGCGTCGACGGGCTGAAGCACGGCGAGCGCTACAACATCAATCTGCGCGCCGGCCTGCCGTCCACCGTGAAGGAAGGCCTGCCGAAATCGGCGGAGTTCAACGTCTATGTGCGCGACCGCAAACCCTTCGTGCGCTTCACCAGCCGCGCCTATGTACTGCCCAGGACCGGCCAGCGCGGCATTCCCGTGGTCAGCGTCAACACGCCCGCGGTCGACATCAACGTGTTCCGGATCGGCGACCGCAATCTGATCAACACGGTGGTCGACAGCGATTTCCAGAAGACGCTGTCGAAATACCAGCTCAGCGATCTCGGCGACGAGCGCGGTGTCAAGGTCTGGTCCGGCGAGCTCGCGACCGCCATCACCCTGAACCAGGATGTCACCACGGCATTCCCGGTCGACCAGGCGCTCGGCGAGCTGCAGCCGGGCGTCTACGTGATGACGGCCGCCGCCAAGGGTCCTGGCTCGGACGACGATTATCAGCTCGCCACCCAATGGTTCATCGTCTCTGATCTCGGGGTAACAGCCTATTCCGGCAATGACGGGATCCACGTGTTCGTCAACTCGCTGGCTTCGACCGATCCGGTCGGCAAAGCCGAGGTGCGGCTGGTTGCGCGCAATAACGAGATCCTGGCCACCCGCAAGACCGACGACAGCGGCCATGTGCTGTTCGAGGCGGGCCTTGCGCGCGGCGAGGGCGGCTTGTCGCCGGCGATGCTGACGGTCACTGGCGAGAAGGCCGACTATGCCTTCCTCAGCCTGAAGTCCTCCGCCTTCGATCTGTCCGATCGCGGCGTCTCCGGCCGCGCCGTGCCTGTGGGCGCCGATGCCTTCGTCTATGCCGAGCGCGGCGTCTACCGCTCCAGCGAGACCGTCCATCTCACCGCGCTGTTGCGCGACGGGCGGGGCAATGCCGTCACCGGCGGGCCGCTGACGCTGGTGATCGAGCGTCCCGACGGCGTCGAATTCCGTCGCGCCGTGCTGTCCGATCAGGGCGCGGGCGGCCGCACGCTGGCCGTGCCGCTCAATTCGGCTGTGCCGACCGGCACGTGGCGGGTGCGCGCCTTCACTGACCCGAAGGGCTCCTCGGTCGGCGAGACCACCTTCATGGTCGAGGATTACGTCCCCGATCGAGTCGAATTCGACTTATCCGCCAAGGACAAGGTGATCAAAGCTAATGCTCCTGTGGAGCTTAAGGCGGACGGCCATTTCCTCTATGGTGCGCCGGCCTCGGGCCTCCAGCTCGAAGGCGATATGCTGGTTGCGCCCGCGGCCGAGCGCCCGGGCTTTGCCGGCTACCGGTTCGGCGTCGCCGACGAGGAGACCACCTCGAACGAGCGCACGCCGCTGGAGAACCTGCCCGAGGCCGATGCCAATGGGGTCGCGATCTTCCCGGCGACGCTGGACAAGCAGCCGGCCTCGACCCGTCCGCAGGAGGCGCAGATCTTCGTCCGCATGGTCGAGACCGGCGGCCGCGCCGTCGAGCGCAAGATCGTGCTGCCGGTCGCGCCCACGGCGGCGCAGATCGGTATCAAGCCGCTGTTCGGCGACAAGAACGTCGCCGAGGGTGACAAGGCCGAGTTCGACGTCGTGTTCGTCTCGCCCGAGGGCGAGAAGCTGCGCCGCGACGGCCTGCGCTACGAGCTGCTGAAGATGGAGTCGCGCTATCAGTGGTATCGCCAGAACAATTACTGGGAGTACGAACCGGTCAAGTCGACCTCGCGCGTTGCCGATGGCGACGTCACGGTTACGGCCGACAAGCCGGCGCGGATTTCGCTCAGCCCCCAGCCCGGCCGCTACCGGCTCGATGTGAAGTCGAATGACGCCGATGGCCCGGTGACCTCGGTGCAGTTCGACGTCGGCTGGTATTCCGACGGCAGCGCCGACACGCCGGACCTCTTGGAGACCTCGATCGACAAGCCCCAATATGCCTCCGGGGACATCATGACGGTGTCGGTCAATGTTCGCAGCGCCGGCAAGCTCACCATCAACGTGCTCGGCGACCGCTTGCTGACGACGCAGACCATCGACGTCAAGGAAGGCACCGCACAGGTCAAGCTCCCGGTCGGCAAGGACTGGGGCACCGGCGCCTATGTCGTGGCGACGCTGCGCCGTCCTCTTGATGCGGCGGCGAAGCGCATGCCGGGCCGGGCGATCGGGCTCAAATGGTTCGGCATCGACAAGCAGACGCGCACCTTGCAAGTGAAGCTGTCGCCGCCGGCGCTGGTCCGGCCGAATTCGACGCTGAAGATCCCCGTCAAGATCGACGGGCTCAATCCGGGCGAGGACGCCAAGATCGTGATCGCCGCGGTCGACGTCGGCATTCTCAACCTCACCAATTACAAGCCGCCGGCGCCGGACGATTACTATCTCGGCCAGCGCCGCCTGACCGCCGAGATCCGCGATCTCTACGGGCAGCTGATCGACGGCATGTCGGGCACGCGCGGCCAGATCAAGTCCGGCGGCGATGCCGGTGCGGCCGAGCTCCAGGGCTCGCCGCCCGCGCAGAAGCCGCTCGCGCTCTATTCCGGCATCGTCACCGTTGCTGCTGACGGCACGGCGGAGGTGAGCTTCGACGTTCCGGAGTTCGCCGGCACCGCGCGCGTCATGGCGGTGGCGTGGACGGCGACCAAGCTTGGCCGCGCCAGCACCGATGTCGTGATCCGCGACCCCGTCGTGCTGACCACCACCCTGCCACGCTTCCTGCTCAATGGCGACCACGGCACGGTCAACCTCGAGATCGACAATGTCGAGGGGCAGGCCGGCGATTACGTCATCAACGTCAAGACCGGCGGACCGGTGAAGATGACCGGCAATCCCGCCACCACGGTCAAGCTCGCTGCCAGGCAGCGCAACGCGTTCGCGCTCGCAATCGATGCGACCGCGGCGGGGCAGGCGACGCTCGACGTCGACATCAAGGGACCGAACGGCCTGGCGCTGGCGCGCCACTACGCGCTCGACGTCAAGGCGGCGACGCAGGTGCTGGCGCGACGCTCGATCCGGACGCTTGCGAGAGGCGAGAGCCTGACGCTGACCTCGGACATGTTCTCCGACCTCGTGCCGGGCACCGGCAGCGTCTCGGTCTCGGCGAGCCTGTCGACCGCGCTCGACGCCGCGACGATCCTCAAAGCGCTCGACCGTTACCCCTATGGCTGCTCGGAGCAGATCACGAGCCGCGCCTTGCCGCTGCTCTACGTCAATGATCTCGCCGCCGGCGCGCATCTGGCGATGGACACCGGGGTCGACCAGCGCATCCGCGACGCGATCGAGCGGCTCCTGGCGCGCCAGGGCTCGAACGGCTCGTTCGGCCTGTGGTCGGCGGGCGGCGACGATGCCTGGCTGGACGCCTATGTCACGGACTTCCTGACCCGCGCTCGCGAGAAGGGGTTTGCGGTGCCGGACGTGCTGTTCAAGAACGCGCTCGACCGCATCCGCAACTCCGTCGTCAATGCGAATGAACCGGAGAAGGACGGCGGGCGCGATCTCGTCTACGCCCTCTACGTGCTCGCGCGCAACGGTGCTGCACCGATCGGCGATCTCCGCTATCTCGCCGACACCAAGCTTGCCAATCTCGCAACCCCGATCGCAAAGTCGCAGCTCGCGGCGGCGCTCGCCCTGGTCGGCGACCGCAACCGCGCAGAACGCGTCTATGGTGCCGCGCTCGACAGCCTCACGCCGAAGCCGGTGCTGGAGTTCGGACGCAGCGACTACGGATCGCAGCTTCGCGATGCCGCAGCTTTGGTGTCGCTTGCCAGCGAGGGCAACGCGCCGAAGGCGACGCTGACGCAGGCGGTGTCGCGGGTCGAGACCGCACGCGGGCTCACGCCCTACACCTCCACGCAGGAGAATGCGTGGCTGGTGCTGGCCGCGCGCGCGCTGGCCAAGGAGAACCTCTCGATCGAGGTCGACGGGCAGAGCGTCAAGACCGCGCTCTACCGCAGCTACAAGGCCGCCGCGCTGGAGGGCAAGCCATTGAAGATCACCAACACCGGCGATGCGCCAGTGCAGGCGGTGATCTCGGTGTCGGGCTCTCCGGTGACGCCGGAGCCTGCGGCGTCGAACGGCTTCAAGATCGAGCGCAATTACTTCACGCTCGACGGCAAGCCGACCGACATCAGCAAGGTCAAGCAGAACCAGCGCTTTGCGGTGGTGCTGAGGATCACCGAAGCCAAGCCCGAGTTCGGCCACATCATGGTGTCCGATTATCTGCCCGCCGGTCTTGAGATCGACAATCCGAATCTGGTGTCATCGGGCGACAGCGGCACGCTGGACTGGATCGAGGACGGCGAGGAGCCGGAAGATACCGAGTTCCGCGACGACCGCTTCACCGCGGCGGTCGATCGCGCTTCGGACTCCAAGTCGGTCTTCACCGTCGCCTATATCGTGCGCGCCGTCTCGCCCGGCAAATATGTGCTGCCGCAGGCCTATGTCGAGGATATGTATAATCCCTCGCGCTACGGTCGCACCGGGACCGGCACCGTCGAGGTCAGGCCGGCGAAGTGAGGTGGTGAGGTGAGCGAAGCCAGTCAAATATCTCATCATTCCGGAGCGGCTCGAAGCACCGAATCCGGAATATCGAGATTCCGGGTCTGGCCCTTCAGGCCATCCCGGACTGACGGCAGCGGAGCGAGAGGCAGGGGCTTTCGCCTCCTCTCCGCCCTCGCACTCACCTTCATCTTCGCCATCGTCGGCTTCGTCGGCTGGGTCTACTCCCTCGGTCCTCTCCCGCTCGACGAGGCGCGCCGGGTCTCGACCACGATCGTCGACCGCAACGGCAAGCTGCTGCGGGCCTATGCGATGGCAGATGGCCGCTGGCGGCTGCCGGTCGATGGCAGCTCCAAAGTCGATCCGACCTATCTGAAACTGCTCTTCGCCTATGAGGACCAGCGCTTTTACGCACACAACGGTCTCGACCCGCTGGCGCTCGGACGGGCCGCGCTGCAGCTTGGAACGCGCGGCCACATCGTCTCGGGCGGCTCGACCATCACCATGCAGGTGGCACGGCTGATGGAGCCGCGGCAGCACCGTTCGTTCTATGCCAAGTTGCACCAGATCGTGCGCGCGATCGAGATCGAGCGGAGCTTGAGCAAGGAGCAGATCCTCGATCTGTATCTCGCGCTGGCGCCTTACGGCGGCAATCTCGAGGGCATCCGGGCCGCCTCGATCGCCTATCTCGGCAAGGAGCCGAAGCGGCTGTCGCTGGCCGAGGCCGCGCTGCTGGTGGCTCTGCCGCAATCGCCGGAGACGCGCCGGCTTGATCGCCATCCCGAGGCGGCGCGCAAGGCGCGCGACCGCGTGCTCGACCGCATGGTCGAGGAGCAAGTGGTCGGCGCAGACGACGCAAGGCAAGCCAAGGCCGTTGCCATTCCGAAGCTGCGCAAGCCGATGCCGATCCTGGCGCCGCATGCCTCCGACACCGCGCTTTCGACGGTGAAGGACGCGCCGGTCATCAGGCTGACGCTGGATGCGAACTTGCAGAAGGTGCTGGAGCCGCTGGCGCGGGATCGCGCCATTGCGCTCGGGCCGAACATCTCGGTCGGCATCATCGTGGTCGACAATGAGACCGGCGACGTGCTCGCCCGCGTCGGCTCGGCCGATTATTTCGACGAGAGCCGGGCAGGGCAGGTCGACATGACCCGCGCGGTCCGCTCGCCGGGCTCGACGCTGAAGCCCTTCATCTACGGCCTCGCCTTCGAGGACGGCTTCGTTCATCCGGAAAGCCTGATCGACGACCGGCCGGTCCGCTTTGGCTCCTACGCGCCGGAAAATTTCGACATGACCTTCCAGGGCACGGTGCCCGTGAAGAAGGCACTGCAACTCTCGCTGAACGTGCCGGCAATCGTGCTGCTCGATCGCGTCGGCTCC
This region includes:
- a CDS encoding alpha-2-macroglobulin, whose protein sequence is MIGLVRAVTLCATLALGLSAAQAADKAFKRDDLADSAIKLEAQIKSEAGPVAKTSATLRTDADAAFRRNDYRTGLSMLGQIAATAPGDAGNWLRLSKVIFQISPKSSSEQTFLLERASTAAYIAYQRAGNPGEEADALAVLGKALAERKLWRPALDALRLSLDMREVADVRGQYEKMRDEHGFRLLDYTVDSDSASPRACFQFSEELARRTDFAPFLALAGQDKPALSAEGKQLCVDGLKHGERYNINLRAGLPSTVKEGLPKSAEFNVYVRDRKPFVRFTSRAYVLPRTGQRGIPVVSVNTPAVDINVFRIGDRNLINTVVDSDFQKTLSKYQLSDLGDERGVKVWSGELATAITLNQDVTTAFPVDQALGELQPGVYVMTAAAKGPGSDDDYQLATQWFIVSDLGVTAYSGNDGIHVFVNSLASTDPVGKAEVRLVARNNEILATRKTDDSGHVLFEAGLARGEGGLSPAMLTVTGEKADYAFLSLKSSAFDLSDRGVSGRAVPVGADAFVYAERGVYRSSETVHLTALLRDGRGNAVTGGPLTLVIERPDGVEFRRAVLSDQGAGGRTLAVPLNSAVPTGTWRVRAFTDPKGSSVGETTFMVEDYVPDRVEFDLSAKDKVIKANAPVELKADGHFLYGAPASGLQLEGDMLVAPAAERPGFAGYRFGVADEETTSNERTPLENLPEADANGVAIFPATLDKQPASTRPQEAQIFVRMVETGGRAVERKIVLPVAPTAAQIGIKPLFGDKNVAEGDKAEFDVVFVSPEGEKLRRDGLRYELLKMESRYQWYRQNNYWEYEPVKSTSRVADGDVTVTADKPARISLSPQPGRYRLDVKSNDADGPVTSVQFDVGWYSDGSADTPDLLETSIDKPQYASGDIMTVSVNVRSAGKLTINVLGDRLLTTQTIDVKEGTAQVKLPVGKDWGTGAYVVATLRRPLDAAAKRMPGRAIGLKWFGIDKQTRTLQVKLSPPALVRPNSTLKIPVKIDGLNPGEDAKIVIAAVDVGILNLTNYKPPAPDDYYLGQRRLTAEIRDLYGQLIDGMSGTRGQIKSGGDAGAAELQGSPPAQKPLALYSGIVTVAADGTAEVSFDVPEFAGTARVMAVAWTATKLGRASTDVVIRDPVVLTTTLPRFLLNGDHGTVNLEIDNVEGQAGDYVINVKTGGPVKMTGNPATTVKLAARQRNAFALAIDATAAGQATLDVDIKGPNGLALARHYALDVKAATQVLARRSIRTLARGESLTLTSDMFSDLVPGTGSVSVSASLSTALDAATILKALDRYPYGCSEQITSRALPLLYVNDLAAGAHLAMDTGVDQRIRDAIERLLARQGSNGSFGLWSAGGDDAWLDAYVTDFLTRAREKGFAVPDVLFKNALDRIRNSVVNANEPEKDGGRDLVYALYVLARNGAAPIGDLRYLADTKLANLATPIAKSQLAAALALVGDRNRAERVYGAALDSLTPKPVLEFGRSDYGSQLRDAAALVSLASEGNAPKATLTQAVSRVETARGLTPYTSTQENAWLVLAARALAKENLSIEVDGQSVKTALYRSYKAAALEGKPLKITNTGDAPVQAVISVSGSPVTPEPAASNGFKIERNYFTLDGKPTDISKVKQNQRFAVVLRITEAKPEFGHIMVSDYLPAGLEIDNPNLVSSGDSGTLDWIEDGEEPEDTEFRDDRFTAAVDRASDSKSVFTVAYIVRAVSPGKYVLPQAYVEDMYNPSRYGRTGTGTVEVRPAK
- the pbpC gene encoding penicillin-binding protein 1C; its protein translation is MSRFRVWPFRPSRTDGSGARGRGFRLLSALALTFIFAIVGFVGWVYSLGPLPLDEARRVSTTIVDRNGKLLRAYAMADGRWRLPVDGSSKVDPTYLKLLFAYEDQRFYAHNGLDPLALGRAALQLGTRGHIVSGGSTITMQVARLMEPRQHRSFYAKLHQIVRAIEIERSLSKEQILDLYLALAPYGGNLEGIRAASIAYLGKEPKRLSLAEAALLVALPQSPETRRLDRHPEAARKARDRVLDRMVEEQVVGADDARQAKAVAIPKLRKPMPILAPHASDTALSTVKDAPVIRLTLDANLQKVLEPLARDRAIALGPNISVGIIVVDNETGDVLARVGSADYFDESRAGQVDMTRAVRSPGSTLKPFIYGLAFEDGFVHPESLIDDRPVRFGSYAPENFDMTFQGTVPVKKALQLSLNVPAIVLLDRVGSSRLASRLRQAGGNLVLPKDEAPGLAMGLGGVGVTLQDLAQLYTGLARLGTTKPLREVMADKDDRETLRLLDQVAAWQVGNVLLGTPPPENAAHNRIAFKTGTSYGYRDAWSVGFDGRMTIGVWVGRPDGAPVPGLIGRVAAAPILFDAFARTGKTLAPLPRPPRGTLVASNARLPLPLKRFRPVGELVRTGREQALHIQFPLNGSRIDVDRSGGADSAAMPVKVAGGVLPMTVMVNGTALGEIDGRRQRLIDPPGPGFARLTVIDATGAADTVVVRIQ